In Blastopirellula sp. J2-11, a single genomic region encodes these proteins:
- a CDS encoding IS4 family transposase codes for MRKPSQNQNSDDQQPIHLQGLKYFAKLRPLLAQLHDDATARDTAGNRTLHFDQYCMLVLLYVLNPGISSLRALSQASELTKVQAKLGNAKASLGSLSESARLFEPERLKAIIGQLAEQVQAGKLDSKTAKFAQGLIAVDGSVVNALPSIMAASLLKQTTGSAVVHWRLHTHFEVASFTPQSITVTPDGGGEHDERAVLARSLDADKIYAMDRGYAKFKLLNAIDQRGSSYLCRLRDNSKYDVLEDRPLIDGDRAAGVLSDQTVLLGKTSKLEDRPDHLVRLVCVKCTPHKNRTGGKVKGSKAPSSDGVLRIATNMPFAPAEIIAILYSYRWTVEIFFRFYKQLMGGAHLLSHSKNGIELQVYCAMIACLLMSLWVGGKPSKRTFEMIGYYFTGLASEEELLAHLTKIRKQAAASAEEKS; via the coding sequence GTGCGTAAGCCTTCTCAAAATCAGAACTCGGACGACCAGCAGCCAATCCATCTGCAAGGCCTGAAGTACTTCGCCAAGCTTCGACCGTTGCTAGCCCAGCTGCATGACGACGCGACTGCTCGCGACACGGCGGGCAACCGAACTCTGCACTTCGACCAGTACTGCATGCTGGTGTTGCTTTACGTTCTGAACCCTGGCATATCGAGTCTGCGGGCGCTTTCGCAGGCGAGCGAACTCACGAAGGTTCAGGCGAAGCTCGGCAACGCGAAAGCGTCGCTGGGCTCGCTTTCGGAAAGTGCGCGGCTGTTTGAGCCGGAGCGGCTGAAGGCCATTATCGGGCAGTTGGCCGAGCAGGTACAAGCCGGAAAACTTGACTCCAAGACGGCGAAGTTCGCCCAAGGACTGATCGCGGTCGACGGCAGTGTGGTGAACGCGTTGCCTTCGATCATGGCCGCTTCGCTGCTCAAGCAGACGACTGGTTCGGCCGTCGTCCATTGGCGGTTGCACACGCATTTTGAGGTCGCCAGCTTCACGCCGCAATCGATTACCGTGACGCCTGACGGCGGCGGCGAACATGACGAGCGGGCGGTGCTCGCGCGTTCGCTAGACGCGGACAAGATCTACGCGATGGACCGTGGCTACGCCAAGTTCAAACTACTCAACGCGATCGATCAGCGCGGCAGCAGTTACCTCTGTCGGCTGCGCGATAACTCGAAGTACGACGTGCTCGAAGATCGCCCGCTGATCGACGGCGATCGCGCGGCCGGCGTGCTGAGCGATCAGACCGTGCTGCTGGGCAAGACGAGCAAGTTGGAGGATCGCCCCGATCACTTGGTTCGGCTCGTCTGCGTGAAGTGCACGCCGCACAAGAATCGGACCGGCGGCAAGGTGAAAGGATCGAAGGCGCCCAGCAGCGACGGCGTGCTGCGAATCGCGACGAACATGCCGTTCGCCCCGGCCGAGATCATCGCGATTCTTTATTCGTACCGCTGGACGGTCGAAATCTTCTTCCGTTTCTACAAGCAACTGATGGGCGGTGCGCACTTACTCAGCCATAGCAAAAACGGCATCGAACTTCAAGTCTACTGCGCGATGATCGCCTGCCTGCTGATGAGCCTGTGGGTCGGCGGCAAGCCGAGCAAACGAACGTTCGAGATGATCGGCTACTACTTCACCGGCCTGGCGAGTGAAGAGGAGTTGCTGGCCCACCTGACGAAAATCCGGAAGCAAGCCGCCGCGTCCGCAGAGGAAAAATCGTAG
- the aroA gene encoding 3-phosphoshikimate 1-carboxyvinyltransferase, producing the protein MTSRIEIVPAPPILGSILPPGSKSLTNRALVIAALAQGKSSLTGALESEDTHVMIDSLRRLGIEVRHDRSARVIEVAGCGGVIPSSDADLFVANSGTTIRFLTAMVTAGKGRYRLDGIQRMRERPIRDLLETLTALGVPCRSEAENGCPPVVVETVGLVGGVAQIAGDISSQYLSGLLMAAPYAAQGVTLEVVGELVSKPYVHMTTAVMRDFGVNVDAGDLTQLVVPHGEYVGRQYAIEPDASAASYFWAAAAITGGSVTVEGLSRDALQGDVAFCECLEQMGCQVEYGPSSIKVVGNRLRGICVDMNAISDTVQTLAAVALFADGPTTVTGVAHNRHKETDRIGDLASELRKLGAIVEELEDGITIVPGKLQGAEVETYNDHRMAMSLALVGLRQPGVVILNPGCTAKTYPHYFEDLSRLAGVEFSS; encoded by the coding sequence GTGACTAGCCGGATTGAGATTGTTCCTGCGCCGCCGATTCTCGGTTCGATCCTGCCGCCGGGATCGAAAAGTTTGACGAATCGCGCCTTGGTGATTGCGGCGCTGGCTCAGGGGAAATCGTCGTTGACCGGCGCCTTGGAGAGCGAAGACACGCATGTCATGATCGACAGTCTGCGTCGACTGGGGATCGAAGTGCGGCATGATCGCAGCGCTCGCGTGATCGAGGTCGCCGGTTGCGGCGGGGTGATTCCGTCGTCCGACGCGGATCTGTTTGTCGCCAACAGCGGCACGACGATTCGTTTTCTCACCGCGATGGTCACCGCCGGAAAGGGACGCTATCGGCTAGACGGTATCCAGCGGATGCGAGAGCGGCCGATTCGCGACTTGCTGGAAACGCTTACCGCCCTCGGCGTCCCGTGTCGTAGCGAAGCGGAGAACGGCTGTCCGCCGGTCGTGGTGGAGACGGTCGGGTTGGTCGGCGGGGTCGCCCAGATCGCTGGCGATATCAGCAGTCAATACCTCAGCGGACTGTTGATGGCGGCGCCCTACGCCGCCCAGGGAGTCACACTGGAGGTGGTCGGCGAGTTGGTTTCGAAGCCGTATGTTCATATGACAACCGCCGTCATGCGTGATTTTGGCGTCAACGTCGACGCCGGCGATTTGACCCAATTGGTCGTTCCGCATGGCGAATATGTGGGGCGTCAGTATGCGATTGAACCGGATGCATCGGCAGCGAGTTACTTTTGGGCGGCGGCGGCGATCACCGGCGGAAGCGTGACCGTCGAGGGGTTATCGCGTGACGCGTTGCAAGGAGACGTCGCATTTTGCGAGTGTCTAGAGCAGATGGGTTGTCAGGTCGAATACGGGCCCAGCTCGATCAAAGTGGTTGGCAATCGCCTACGAGGGATCTGCGTTGACATGAATGCGATCAGCGATACCGTGCAGACGCTCGCTGCGGTCGCCTTGTTTGCGGATGGTCCGACCACGGTGACCGGCGTCGCCCATAATCGTCACAAAGAAACCGATCGAATTGGGGACCTGGCGTCTGAACTGCGCAAGCTGGGGGCTATTGTTGAAGAACTGGAAGACGGGATCACGATCGTTCCCGGCAAGTTGCAAGGCGCTGAAGTGGAGACCTACAACGACCATCGCATGGCGATGAGTTTGGCGCTGGTCGGATTGCGACAGCCGGGCGTCGTGATTTTGAACCCGGGCTGCACCGCCAAGACGTATCCGCACTACTTTGAAGATCTGTCGCGGCTAGCCGGAGTTGAGTTTTCTTCGTAG
- a CDS encoding alpha-2-macroglobulin family protein, whose amino-acid sequence MNKRTTVRFRFVEFAILLAIVGVMGALLVGQLGSFAVQAQPIDFAQLDKLYKDGNYKEAYEKGRPLFLNADSDANEIRSHLYQMISALQQLARVDEQADFLEEVVAAHPEKWRVIAAVAAQYQSVQHYGQMIDNKFVRGGRRNRGQWTNSIERDRVRSLQLYEQALPLVAKDDQKGEVATFYQALAQFVLSGRSHNESWRLQYRTETDALPDYEEGYGRGGQAQGAPVDETGEPIYYSEPKSWKAAANDGERWRWALAMTVENSPSLKGYALRQRADFAQQQFGVQTLQRFGFWPRGGQQQDEGADTGTYALHTLKENETIARLANGVKRFELPDEFNHVALYKQIMEDQSGYAESTYDQLASIFENRRQYPRAAQLWRDAIAKYGPGNNNYRKDRLQQIVGNWGQFQGGEIAPAGQGAELQYLFRNGKKVSLTASPIDVEKLLTDVKTYLKSDPDRVDYQQINIQDIGSRIIHQGGGKYVGKPVANWSVDLAPREQHFDRRITIQAPLQTAGAYLIKAKMENGNESDLVVWIADSAIISKRLDKGVLYYVADAVTGKSLAGVNVEFFGFRQDNIRGTNKFRVTTKNFSEKTDANGQIKLDATKLEDRMQWIVMARPNQHGLAYMGFQGVWFGQRHDPEYNATKAFLITDRPVYRPDQTANFKFWLGHAQYDKEGASEFANRQFSVRINNPQGDKVYDKQLTTDEFGGLVGQWPIPSDAKLGSYTIYTDHGGGNFRVEEYKKPEFEVKIDAPTEPVMLGEKIEATITAKYFFGAPVTNASVKYKIMRTDYRQDWYPIAPWDWFYGNGYWWFAYDYNWYPGYSRWAGCMRPYPFWRPFPQTPPELVAEQEVEIGPDGTIQVEIDTELAKAIHADQDHKYTITAEVRDKSRRTIVGAGDVLVAREPFKVFTWLDRGYYQVGDTVQANIKAQTLDGKPVAGPAELVLYKITYDEDRKPVETKVQSWNKNVGEEGVADLQIKASAAGQYRLSTTVTDSQKHAIEGGFIFTIIGEGFDGSQYRFNHLELIPDKKDYQPGDTVKLQINTDRPGTTVLLFVRPTNGIYLPPQRLELAGKSTVVDIGVVKKDMPNFFVEALTIYDGQVHQETKEIVVPPEKRVLNVAVAPNSEKYKPGEEANVKITLTDHAGEPFVGSTVVSIYDKAVEYISGGSNVGDIREFFWKWRRHHQPSLEDSLSKASYNIVLPNHTGMSFLGVFGQGVADELNSLADNFGGGADKQMFRRGGMAGEAMPMAAAPGMMMARGAMAKSEMSMDAAAEPQADAIGGGAAAPPMVEASVRTNFADTALWVGALTTNKQGEAEVSLKMPENLTTWKVKTWAMGDGTRVGSGEAEIITTKNLLIRLQAPRFFVQTDEVVLSANVHNYLKTAKAVQVSLETPGGLLEHLDPSEQTVKIEAGGELRVDWRVKVLSEGTAVIRMKALTDEESDAVEMSFPAKVHGLLKTESWAGTVQPEVDMATLTVTVPQQRRIDDSRLVVRYTPTLAGAMVDALPYMVDYPYGCTEQTLNRFLPTVITQKVLLDMQLDLKAIQEKRNNLNAQELGDAADRAKQWKRFERNPVFEIETVRKMVADGVQRLTDMQNTDGGWGWFSGYNERSYPHTTAVVVHGLQVAQENDVAIVPSVINGGLDWLSSYQATEVQKLQNADGEKKPWKTTADNTDALVYMILVDAGRENRAMRDFLYRDRTHLSVYAKAMYALGLHKMADADKLAMVQRNIEQYLVTDMENETAYLKMPEDNYWWNWYGDPIEANAYYLKLLTKVDPNSKTSPRLVKYLLNNRKHATYWKSTRDTSLCIEAMSDYLRATNELKPEMTVEIWIDGQKKETTEFTKDNLFTVDNTFELVGKNVTGGDHKIEIRRQGEGAVYFNTYLTNFTLEDFITKAGLEVKVERRYYKLVPEEKEVKVAGDRGQAVNQRVEKYRREPLETGAQLTSGDLVEVELVLESKNDYEYVMFEDQKAAGFEAKDLRSGYNGNSLGAYMELRDDRVTFFVRQLPRGKHSLTYQLRAEIPGKFSALPAIAEAMYAPELVGNSDEMKISIIDQP is encoded by the coding sequence ATGAACAAGAGAACCACCGTCAGGTTTCGCTTCGTCGAATTTGCAATACTCTTGGCCATCGTCGGCGTGATGGGTGCGCTGTTGGTCGGACAACTAGGATCGTTCGCTGTGCAAGCTCAACCGATCGACTTCGCGCAACTCGACAAGCTGTATAAAGACGGCAATTACAAAGAAGCGTACGAAAAGGGGCGCCCCCTCTTTTTAAACGCCGACAGCGACGCCAACGAGATTCGCTCTCATCTCTACCAAATGATTAGCGCGCTGCAGCAATTGGCTCGCGTCGACGAACAGGCCGATTTCCTGGAAGAGGTTGTCGCCGCGCATCCCGAAAAGTGGCGCGTCATAGCGGCCGTCGCAGCGCAGTATCAAAGCGTCCAGCACTATGGACAAATGATTGACAACAAGTTCGTCCGCGGCGGCCGACGAAATCGAGGCCAATGGACCAACAGCATCGAGCGTGATCGCGTTCGTTCTTTGCAACTCTATGAACAAGCTCTCCCCTTGGTAGCCAAGGATGATCAGAAGGGAGAGGTCGCGACTTTCTATCAAGCGCTGGCGCAATTTGTCCTCAGTGGACGCAGCCACAACGAATCATGGCGTTTGCAATATCGGACCGAAACCGATGCGTTGCCCGACTACGAAGAAGGCTATGGTCGCGGCGGGCAAGCGCAAGGCGCCCCCGTCGATGAAACCGGCGAACCGATCTACTACTCGGAGCCCAAGTCCTGGAAAGCGGCGGCCAACGACGGCGAGCGCTGGCGCTGGGCCCTGGCGATGACCGTCGAAAATTCGCCGAGTCTGAAAGGTTACGCGCTGCGACAACGGGCCGATTTCGCCCAGCAGCAATTTGGCGTGCAAACGCTGCAGCGTTTCGGCTTTTGGCCCCGCGGCGGACAACAACAGGACGAAGGCGCCGACACCGGCACGTACGCACTGCACACGCTGAAAGAAAACGAAACGATCGCGCGTCTGGCCAACGGGGTCAAGCGATTTGAATTGCCCGACGAATTTAACCACGTCGCGCTCTACAAACAAATCATGGAAGACCAATCAGGCTACGCCGAGTCGACCTACGATCAACTGGCCAGCATCTTTGAGAATCGTCGGCAGTATCCGCGCGCCGCCCAACTCTGGCGCGACGCGATCGCCAAGTACGGTCCCGGCAACAACAACTATCGCAAGGATCGGCTGCAACAGATCGTCGGCAATTGGGGACAGTTCCAAGGAGGCGAGATCGCGCCCGCCGGACAAGGCGCCGAACTTCAATATCTGTTTCGCAACGGCAAAAAAGTGAGCCTGACCGCGTCGCCCATTGACGTCGAGAAGCTGCTTACCGATGTGAAAACCTATCTGAAGTCAGACCCCGACCGCGTCGACTATCAGCAAATCAACATCCAAGACATCGGTTCGCGCATCATCCATCAAGGGGGCGGAAAATACGTCGGCAAACCGGTCGCCAACTGGAGCGTCGATCTCGCGCCGCGCGAGCAACACTTCGATCGCCGCATCACGATTCAGGCTCCATTGCAAACCGCCGGCGCCTATCTGATCAAAGCCAAGATGGAGAATGGCAACGAGTCGGATCTCGTCGTCTGGATCGCCGACTCGGCGATCATCTCGAAACGTCTCGACAAAGGGGTGCTGTACTATGTCGCTGACGCGGTGACCGGCAAGTCGTTGGCCGGCGTCAATGTCGAGTTCTTCGGCTTTCGCCAAGACAATATTCGCGGCACGAACAAGTTTCGCGTCACCACGAAAAACTTCTCGGAGAAGACCGACGCCAACGGCCAAATCAAACTCGATGCGACCAAACTGGAAGATCGCATGCAGTGGATCGTGATGGCGCGACCCAACCAACATGGCCTCGCCTACATGGGCTTTCAAGGCGTCTGGTTCGGCCAACGTCACGATCCCGAATATAACGCGACCAAAGCGTTTTTGATCACCGATCGCCCGGTCTATCGCCCTGACCAAACGGCCAACTTCAAGTTTTGGCTCGGACACGCACAGTACGACAAAGAAGGCGCTAGCGAGTTCGCCAACCGTCAGTTCAGCGTGAGGATCAACAACCCGCAAGGGGACAAGGTCTATGACAAGCAACTGACGACCGACGAGTTTGGCGGGCTGGTCGGCCAGTGGCCGATCCCCAGCGACGCCAAGCTCGGCTCTTATACGATCTACACCGATCACGGCGGCGGAAACTTTCGCGTTGAGGAATACAAGAAGCCGGAATTTGAAGTCAAAATCGACGCTCCGACCGAACCGGTCATGCTGGGCGAAAAGATTGAAGCGACCATCACCGCCAAATACTTTTTTGGCGCACCGGTCACCAACGCCAGCGTCAAATACAAGATCATGCGGACCGACTATCGGCAAGATTGGTATCCGATCGCTCCCTGGGATTGGTTCTATGGCAACGGCTATTGGTGGTTCGCCTATGACTACAACTGGTATCCCGGCTACTCTCGCTGGGCCGGCTGCATGCGGCCTTATCCCTTCTGGCGTCCCTTCCCGCAAACTCCGCCCGAGTTAGTCGCCGAGCAAGAAGTAGAGATCGGCCCCGATGGCACGATCCAGGTTGAGATCGACACGGAGTTAGCCAAAGCGATTCATGCCGACCAAGACCACAAGTACACGATCACAGCCGAAGTCCGTGACAAGTCGCGGCGCACCATCGTCGGCGCCGGCGACGTCTTGGTGGCGCGAGAGCCGTTCAAGGTCTTTACCTGGCTCGATCGCGGCTACTACCAAGTGGGCGACACCGTTCAGGCAAATATCAAAGCGCAAACCCTCGACGGCAAACCGGTCGCCGGTCCCGCCGAGTTGGTCCTGTACAAAATCACCTACGACGAAGACCGCAAGCCGGTCGAGACCAAGGTGCAATCGTGGAACAAGAACGTCGGCGAAGAAGGGGTCGCTGACCTGCAGATCAAAGCTTCCGCCGCGGGACAATATCGTCTCTCGACGACGGTGACCGACTCCCAAAAGCATGCGATCGAAGGAGGTTTCATCTTCACGATCATCGGGGAAGGCTTCGACGGATCGCAGTATCGCTTCAACCATCTCGAACTGATTCCTGATAAGAAGGATTACCAGCCCGGCGACACCGTCAAGCTGCAGATCAACACCGATCGCCCCGGCACGACGGTCCTCCTCTTCGTGCGACCGACCAACGGCATCTATCTGCCGCCGCAACGGCTGGAACTGGCCGGCAAGAGCACGGTCGTCGACATCGGGGTCGTCAAAAAGGATATGCCCAACTTCTTTGTCGAAGCGTTGACGATCTACGACGGCCAGGTCCATCAAGAGACGAAAGAAATTGTCGTTCCGCCCGAGAAACGCGTGCTGAACGTCGCCGTCGCTCCCAATTCAGAAAAGTACAAGCCCGGTGAAGAAGCCAACGTCAAAATTACGTTGACCGATCATGCCGGCGAACCGTTTGTCGGATCGACCGTCGTTTCGATCTATGACAAAGCGGTCGAATATATCTCAGGCGGATCGAACGTCGGGGATATTCGCGAGTTCTTCTGGAAATGGCGCAGACACCACCAACCTTCGCTCGAAGATAGTCTCTCCAAAGCTTCCTACAACATCGTCCTGCCCAACCATACCGGCATGAGTTTCCTCGGCGTCTTCGGGCAAGGCGTCGCCGACGAGTTGAATTCGCTTGCCGATAATTTTGGGGGAGGAGCCGATAAACAAATGTTTCGCCGCGGCGGCATGGCAGGAGAGGCCATGCCGATGGCCGCGGCCCCCGGCATGATGATGGCGCGCGGCGCGATGGCGAAATCGGAAATGTCGATGGACGCCGCCGCCGAGCCCCAGGCAGACGCGATCGGTGGAGGCGCCGCCGCCCCGCCGATGGTCGAAGCGTCGGTACGGACCAACTTTGCCGATACGGCGCTGTGGGTCGGCGCGCTGACCACGAACAAACAGGGAGAAGCCGAAGTCTCGTTGAAAATGCCGGAGAACTTGACCACCTGGAAGGTCAAGACTTGGGCGATGGGCGACGGCACGCGTGTCGGCTCTGGCGAAGCGGAAATCATCACCACCAAGAACTTGCTGATTCGTTTGCAAGCTCCCCGCTTCTTTGTGCAAACCGACGAAGTTGTCTTGTCGGCCAACGTCCACAACTACCTGAAGACGGCCAAAGCGGTCCAAGTCTCGTTAGAAACGCCTGGCGGATTGCTTGAGCATCTTGATCCGTCGGAGCAGACGGTCAAGATCGAAGCCGGCGGCGAACTGCGCGTCGATTGGCGCGTGAAAGTGCTTTCCGAAGGAACCGCCGTCATTCGGATGAAGGCGCTGACCGATGAAGAATCGGACGCCGTCGAAATGAGCTTTCCGGCCAAAGTGCACGGCCTGCTGAAGACCGAATCGTGGGCCGGGACTGTTCAGCCCGAAGTCGATATGGCGACGCTCACCGTCACCGTACCGCAACAGCGCCGCATCGATGACAGCCGTCTGGTCGTCCGCTACACGCCGACTCTGGCCGGCGCGATGGTCGACGCGTTGCCCTACATGGTCGACTATCCGTATGGTTGTACTGAGCAAACGCTCAATCGCTTCCTGCCGACCGTCATCACGCAAAAAGTGCTGCTCGATATGCAGCTCGACTTGAAGGCGATCCAAGAAAAACGCAATAACCTGAACGCCCAAGAGCTGGGAGACGCCGCCGATCGCGCCAAACAATGGAAGCGATTTGAGCGGAACCCCGTCTTCGAGATCGAGACCGTACGCAAGATGGTCGCCGATGGCGTCCAGCGCCTGACCGACATGCAAAACACGGACGGCGGTTGGGGTTGGTTCTCCGGCTACAACGAACGCAGCTACCCGCATACGACCGCCGTGGTCGTGCATGGGCTGCAAGTCGCCCAAGAGAACGACGTCGCGATCGTCCCCAGCGTGATCAACGGCGGACTCGATTGGCTTTCGAGCTACCAGGCGACCGAAGTGCAAAAACTGCAAAACGCCGACGGCGAGAAAAAGCCCTGGAAGACGACCGCCGACAATACCGACGCGCTGGTCTACATGATCCTGGTCGACGCCGGCCGCGAAAACCGCGCGATGCGAGATTTCCTCTATCGCGATCGAACCCATTTGTCGGTCTACGCCAAAGCGATGTACGCGCTAGGCTTGCACAAGATGGCCGACGCCGACAAGTTGGCGATGGTGCAGCGCAACATCGAGCAATATCTGGTCACCGACATGGAGAACGAGACCGCCTATCTGAAGATGCCGGAAGACAACTACTGGTGGAACTGGTACGGCGATCCGATCGAAGCGAACGCCTACTATCTGAAGTTGCTCACCAAGGTCGATCCCAACAGCAAAACCTCGCCCCGTTTGGTGAAGTACCTGCTGAACAATCGAAAGCACGCAACCTACTGGAAATCGACACGCGACACCTCGTTGTGCATCGAAGCGATGTCCGACTACTTGCGAGCGACCAATGAGCTGAAGCCGGAGATGACCGTCGAGATTTGGATCGACGGCCAGAAGAAAGAAACGACCGAGTTCACCAAAGACAATCTCTTCACGGTGGACAACACGTTTGAATTGGTCGGCAAGAATGTCACCGGCGGCGATCACAAGATCGAAATTCGCCGCCAAGGCGAAGGCGCCGTCTACTTCAACACCTATCTCACCAACTTTACGCTCGAAGACTTCATCACCAAGGCCGGCCTGGAAGTGAAGGTCGAACGACGTTACTACAAACTTGTTCCCGAGGAAAAAGAAGTGAAGGTCGCTGGCGATCGCGGTCAGGCCGTCAACCAACGCGTCGAAAAATATCGCCGCGAACCGCTCGAAACCGGCGCCCAGCTGACCAGCGGCGATCTGGTCGAAGTCGAGCTCGTGCTGGAGTCAAAGAACGACTACGAGTACGTCATGTTCGAGGATCAGAAAGCGGCCGGGTTCGAGGCCAAAGACCTGCGCAGCGGATACAACGGCAACAGCCTGGGCGCTTACATGGAACTACGTGACGACCGCGTCACGTTCTTCGTTCGCCAACTGCCCCGCGGCAAGCACAGCCTAACGTACCAACTGCGGGCCGAAATCCCCGGCAAGTTCAGCGCCTTGCCGGCGATCGCCGAAGCGATGTACGCACCGGAACTAGTCGGCAACTCGGATGAAATGAAAATCTCGATCATCGATCAACCGTAA
- a CDS encoding multiheme c-type cytochrome gives MLQRITRSRRVFGLVALLIGALGVASLIMPGHQPQAVAVPHTITPGNYPYDCDWPDVYLILQNKCAGCHRPESDRIDLSSYEAMIDAEKFGNKLIVPGSPKDSMLWDYVNWNVHQTDDSTAPRKPEMPPEKSAWLSAGQLETVQRWITNGALEFTLPIHCKPPVTEMDFPSAQQCASCHPKQYDEWSRSMHAYGQQSPIFEAFTLTLIERTGGTIGTFCTRCHTPVGIAMGETGSTRNVHRSRISLEGVTCVTCHRRNTVHFKASGRVPVTPGAVLDTCMFGPFDDSVSGPDTGTHPAAGFPYMKSSQFCGECHDVTSADGVRLEEAFSEWQNSPAAKMGQTCQSCHMGPVQGVSVADCNRPLGYAAVVPGMPQDSLPLRNLTDHTFAGPDYSLLPDTEFPEKLDWMYETDYRDWDSLTPYQKETLVSLRKKNRRSLRIADAKRYEVLRNAAVIHVNSPATAKVGRKTDVRVDVESIMAGHSLPTGFTAERQVWVAITVRDPQGRVVFASGDLDNNADLRDDHSHQVLTGEIPYDHDLLNFQNKFVALSNKGTDRTVVLSVNRNILPVNVLRPNNGLSASFGRPGTFRIAKGSLPPLSTRGQTYKFSPDCPGTYQVDVRLNFRHLPPTLLDHIGTPHLKHLLEIVVIDSWTGAIEVAP, from the coding sequence ATGTTGCAACGTATTACGCGGAGTCGCCGCGTCTTCGGCCTGGTCGCGCTATTGATCGGCGCACTCGGCGTCGCGTCATTGATCATGCCGGGTCATCAGCCCCAAGCAGTCGCGGTCCCTCATACCATCACGCCGGGCAATTACCCGTATGATTGCGACTGGCCCGACGTCTATCTCATCCTGCAGAACAAATGTGCAGGTTGCCATCGTCCCGAATCCGATCGCATCGATCTCTCCAGCTACGAGGCGATGATCGACGCCGAGAAGTTCGGGAACAAGTTGATCGTCCCCGGCAGTCCCAAAGATTCGATGTTGTGGGACTACGTCAACTGGAACGTCCATCAAACGGATGATTCGACGGCGCCGCGCAAGCCAGAAATGCCGCCGGAAAAATCAGCCTGGTTAAGCGCCGGACAATTAGAAACGGTCCAGCGCTGGATCACCAACGGCGCCCTCGAGTTCACGCTGCCCATCCATTGCAAGCCGCCGGTCACGGAAATGGATTTTCCGAGCGCCCAGCAATGTGCTTCGTGTCATCCCAAACAATATGACGAGTGGTCGCGCTCGATGCACGCCTACGGTCAGCAGAGCCCCATCTTCGAAGCGTTCACGCTGACGTTAATCGAGCGAACAGGCGGAACGATCGGAACCTTTTGCACGCGTTGTCACACGCCGGTCGGCATTGCGATGGGCGAGACAGGCAGCACGCGCAACGTGCATCGTTCGCGGATTTCGCTGGAAGGAGTCACCTGCGTCACGTGTCATCGACGCAATACGGTTCACTTTAAAGCTTCTGGTCGCGTGCCGGTGACGCCTGGCGCTGTGTTGGACACCTGCATGTTTGGCCCGTTTGATGATTCGGTCAGCGGTCCCGATACCGGTACGCATCCGGCGGCCGGATTTCCCTACATGAAATCATCGCAGTTCTGCGGCGAATGTCATGACGTGACCAGCGCTGACGGCGTGCGGTTGGAAGAAGCGTTCAGCGAATGGCAAAACAGCCCTGCCGCGAAGATGGGGCAAACGTGCCAGTCATGTCACATGGGCCCCGTGCAAGGCGTCTCGGTCGCCGATTGCAATCGTCCGCTTGGCTATGCGGCGGTTGTGCCTGGCATGCCGCAAGACAGCTTGCCGCTGCGCAATTTGACAGATCATACGTTCGCCGGCCCTGACTACTCGCTGCTGCCGGATACCGAGTTTCCTGAGAAGCTCGATTGGATGTACGAAACCGACTATCGCGATTGGGACAGTCTGACGCCGTACCAAAAGGAAACCTTGGTGTCGCTGCGCAAGAAGAATCGACGCTCGCTACGCATCGCGGATGCAAAACGCTACGAAGTGCTCCGCAACGCCGCCGTGATCCATGTCAATTCGCCGGCGACCGCGAAGGTGGGGCGTAAGACCGACGTCCGTGTTGATGTCGAAAGCATCATGGCCGGACATAGTTTGCCGACCGGTTTTACCGCGGAGCGTCAGGTTTGGGTTGCAATCACTGTCCGAGATCCGCAAGGTCGCGTCGTCTTCGCGTCGGGCGACTTAGACAACAACGCGGATCTGCGCGACGATCATAGTCATCAGGTTCTTACCGGCGAAATTCCGTACGATCATGATCTCTTGAATTTTCAAAACAAGTTTGTCGCCTTGTCGAACAAGGGGACCGATCGCACGGTCGTCTTGTCGGTCAATCGAAACATCTTGCCGGTCAATGTGCTGAGACCCAACAACGGGTTATCGGCGTCGTTTGGCCGCCCCGGAACGTTTCGAATCGCCAAAGGGAGCTTGCCGCCGTTGTCGACGCGCGGACAAACGTACAAGTTTTCGCCTGACTGTCCCGGGACCTACCAGGTGGATGTACGCTTGAATTTCCGTCACCTGCCGCCGACGCTGTTGGATCATATCGGCACGCCGCACTTGAAGCACTTGCTGGAGATCGTCGTTATCGATTCATGGACCGGCGCGATTGAGGTGGCGCCGTGA